One genomic region from Nocardia vinacea encodes:
- a CDS encoding adenylate/guanylate cyclase domain-containing protein, giving the protein MPDSDVPTVPDAGAAPWGSRLLGSAAESAGKRRIRVQLLLTVPLLIANVTGITVSIALIGFVLPGPTVFTRRLVLLNFVATPMYGVLALLIGMWWGTTRGLRALRWAIEPDQVPNEAEQIAATRVPMLLVRCQAVLWLGGMAMLTTLYGLSDPALIPKIVFGIGISAIVVSANSYLIIEFALRPSTARVLEAAASRQRRGIGVFGRSILAWTLGSAVPVAGSMVLAIMALTMDNISTARLAVCMLALGGAGLCFGLLLMAQTLSATVAPIRGVRRALRQVEDGDLDVAVTVYDGTELGELQSGFNRMVAGLREREQIRDLFGRHVGHEVAEAALEREPNLGGVEREAAVLFIDIIGSTTMTATRPATEIVAILNSFFEIVVDEVERCGGLLNKFEGDAALAVFGTPAPLDDAAGTALTCARAIRNRLTAKASDFTAAIGVAAGRVVAGNVGAHQRYEFTVIGDAVNEAARLCELAKTDPGRLLTSASTIAAADPSEAMHWQLGESVTLRGRVTPTGLGRPQPD; this is encoded by the coding sequence ATGCCCGACAGTGATGTGCCGACCGTGCCGGATGCGGGGGCCGCCCCGTGGGGGTCGCGGCTGCTCGGGTCGGCGGCGGAGTCGGCGGGGAAGCGGCGGATTCGGGTTCAGTTGCTGTTGACGGTGCCGTTGTTGATTGCGAATGTCACCGGGATTACCGTCTCGATCGCCTTGATCGGCTTCGTATTGCCCGGGCCGACGGTGTTCACCAGGCGACTGGTACTGCTCAATTTCGTTGCAACACCGATGTACGGGGTGCTGGCGCTGCTGATCGGGATGTGGTGGGGCACGACGCGCGGGCTGCGTGCGTTGCGCTGGGCCATCGAGCCGGATCAGGTGCCGAACGAGGCGGAACAGATCGCGGCCACGCGGGTGCCGATGCTGCTCGTACGGTGCCAGGCGGTGCTCTGGCTGGGCGGGATGGCGATGCTTACCACGCTGTACGGACTGTCGGATCCGGCGCTGATTCCGAAAATCGTCTTCGGCATCGGGATCAGCGCAATCGTGGTGTCCGCCAATAGTTATCTGATCATCGAGTTCGCGCTGCGACCCTCGACCGCCCGGGTACTCGAGGCGGCGGCCTCACGACAGCGGCGCGGGATCGGTGTCTTCGGCCGGTCGATTCTTGCCTGGACGCTCGGCTCCGCGGTGCCGGTCGCAGGCTCCATGGTGCTCGCCATCATGGCGCTGACCATGGACAACATCAGCACGGCGCGACTGGCGGTGTGCATGCTGGCGCTCGGCGGGGCCGGGCTCTGCTTCGGTCTATTGCTGATGGCGCAGACGCTTTCGGCGACGGTCGCACCCATTCGAGGTGTGCGGCGCGCGCTGCGTCAGGTGGAGGACGGCGATCTCGATGTCGCGGTCACGGTGTACGACGGCACCGAATTGGGTGAGCTGCAAAGCGGATTCAATCGCATGGTGGCGGGACTGCGTGAGCGCGAACAGATCAGGGACCTGTTCGGCAGACATGTCGGCCACGAGGTGGCGGAGGCGGCGCTCGAGCGCGAGCCGAATCTCGGCGGTGTGGAGCGCGAGGCGGCGGTGCTGTTCATCGACATCATCGGCTCGACGACCATGACCGCCACCCGTCCCGCCACCGAAATCGTCGCCATCCTGAACAGTTTCTTCGAAATCGTGGTCGACGAGGTCGAACGGTGCGGCGGCCTGCTCAACAAGTTCGAGGGCGACGCCGCACTCGCCGTCTTCGGCACACCGGCACCGCTCGACGACGCGGCGGGCACGGCGCTGACTTGTGCCCGCGCCATCCGAAACCGCTTGACCGCCAAGGCCTCCGACTTCACCGCCGCCATCGGCGTCGCCGCGGGCCGGGTTGTCGCGGGCAATGTCGGCGCCCACCAACGCTACGAATTCACCGTCATCGGAGATGCGGTCAACGAGGCGGCCCGCCTCTGCGAACTCGCCAAAACCGACCCCGGTCGTCTGCTCACCTCGGCGTCCACCATCGCCGCCGCCGATCCGTCCGAGGCAATGCACTGGCAGCTCGGCGAGTCCGTTACGCTCCGCGGCCGAGTCACCCCGACCGGATTGGGACGGCCGCAACCGGATTAG
- a CDS encoding DUF4129 domain-containing protein, with amino-acid sequence MTEPTAPPPPPRLGPADAHRDAAENAALHRDFDTALRERFRAVLRGLEQRGMLEVRRSRTARETADDATTALPLEDASELHPAAHSFDEVVYGGRRATEDEYRRLEYADRYSRSAPPPAPEPVEATITEKTKTRRQLPPLPDLLRNPKFWAALLAAIALVVLLYAVLNSCAAPAPHKPTPPDIPPPKPPEHHPDDNRDDSGFGAGQDSIFGRLPAPVAFGGLQFLIAAAVLVWWRAARRGALVGEPRPVEVAANELLGGQAALYRRSKDHEHVAARLRAATLRRIRPMLGVGTDVTPDRLVATVAARTRADPAVVGAALYGPVPDASTLQLVATQLEWIEAEVG; translated from the coding sequence ATGACAGAACCCACGGCACCGCCGCCACCACCACGACTCGGACCCGCGGACGCGCACCGCGACGCCGCCGAAAACGCCGCACTGCACCGGGATTTCGACACCGCGCTACGCGAGCGGTTCCGCGCGGTACTCCGCGGCCTGGAGCAGCGCGGCATGCTGGAGGTCCGCCGCTCGCGGACCGCGCGGGAAACCGCCGACGACGCGACGACCGCGCTGCCACTCGAGGATGCGAGCGAATTACATCCGGCCGCACACAGTTTCGACGAGGTCGTGTACGGCGGCCGCCGCGCCACCGAGGACGAATACCGCCGCCTCGAATATGCCGACCGCTACTCGCGCAGTGCCCCACCGCCCGCACCGGAACCGGTCGAAGCGACGATCACCGAGAAGACCAAGACCCGCAGACAACTTCCGCCGCTACCGGACCTGCTGCGCAATCCGAAATTCTGGGCCGCGCTGCTCGCCGCCATCGCACTGGTCGTGCTGCTGTACGCGGTGTTGAATTCGTGTGCGGCGCCCGCGCCGCATAAGCCGACACCGCCGGATATTCCGCCGCCCAAACCGCCCGAGCACCATCCGGATGACAACCGCGACGACTCCGGCTTCGGTGCGGGCCAGGATTCCATCTTCGGCAGGCTGCCCGCACCGGTCGCCTTCGGCGGCCTGCAATTCCTCATCGCCGCGGCGGTGCTGGTGTGGTGGCGGGCTGCTCGTCGCGGTGCGCTGGTCGGCGAACCGCGACCCGTGGAAGTGGCAGCGAACGAACTGCTCGGTGGCCAGGCGGCGCTCTATCGCCGGTCGAAGGACCACGAACATGTCGCGGCCCGGCTGCGCGCCGCCACCCTGCGCCGCATCCGCCCGATGCTCGGCGTCGGCACCGATGTCACGCCGGACCGGCTGGTTGCGACCGTCGCCGCGCGTACCCGGGCCGATCCGGCCGTGGTCGGCGCCGCGCTGTACGGGCCGGTGCCCGATGCGAGCACCCTGCAACTCGTTGCCACACAACTCGAATGGATAGAGGCGGAGGTCGGATGA
- a CDS encoding AAA family ATPase produces MDRGGGRMTSTDTNHTPTAEEAGAAFAALRAEIGKAVIGNDTAIMYLVLALLCRGHVLLEGVPGVAKTLLVRALATSLDLEHARVQFTPDLMPGDVTGSQIYDPHTTEFTFRHGPVFTNLLLADEINRTPPKTQSALLESMEERQVSVDGKPRPLPDPFVVVATQNPIEQEGTYPLPEAQLDRFLFKVDIQLPGRDDEFRILQRHAGGFDPRDLTAAGLRPVAGPAHIAAARAAITRVTISPEVLAYTVDICRATRNSPAVQHGASTRGATALMAASRAFAWLNGRGFVTPDDVKSVAVAVLRHRLHLRPEAELDGVTTEGVMSSLLLSVPVPV; encoded by the coding sequence ATGGATAGAGGCGGAGGTCGGATGACCAGCACGGACACCAACCACACCCCGACCGCCGAGGAGGCGGGTGCCGCATTCGCCGCACTGCGTGCCGAGATCGGCAAGGCGGTGATCGGGAACGACACCGCGATCATGTACCTGGTGCTCGCCCTCCTCTGCCGCGGCCATGTGCTGCTGGAAGGCGTTCCCGGCGTGGCGAAGACGCTGCTGGTCCGTGCGCTCGCAACGTCCCTGGATCTGGAACACGCCAGGGTCCAGTTCACCCCGGACCTGATGCCGGGTGATGTGACCGGTTCGCAGATCTACGATCCGCATACCACCGAATTCACCTTCCGGCACGGCCCGGTCTTCACCAATCTGCTGCTCGCCGACGAGATCAATCGCACGCCACCGAAAACTCAATCGGCGCTGCTGGAATCGATGGAGGAGCGTCAGGTTTCGGTGGACGGCAAGCCGCGGCCGCTGCCGGACCCGTTCGTCGTGGTCGCCACCCAGAACCCGATCGAGCAGGAGGGCACCTATCCGCTGCCGGAGGCGCAGCTGGACCGGTTCCTGTTCAAGGTCGATATCCAATTGCCCGGGCGCGACGATGAATTCCGCATTCTGCAGCGGCATGCGGGCGGCTTCGATCCGCGCGATCTGACCGCCGCCGGTCTGCGTCCGGTCGCGGGTCCGGCGCATATCGCCGCGGCGCGGGCGGCGATCACCCGGGTCACCATCAGTCCGGAGGTGCTCGCCTACACGGTGGATATCTGCCGGGCCACCCGCAACTCCCCGGCGGTCCAGCACGGCGCGTCCACCCGCGGCGCGACCGCGCTGATGGCGGCCTCGCGCGCGTTCGCCTGGCTGAACGGTCGTGGTTTCGTGACCCCGGACGATGTGAAATCGGTTGCGGTCGCCGTACTTCGGCATCGGCTGCATCTGCGGCCCGAGGCGGAGTTGGACGGTGTGACGACCGAGGGCGTCATGTCGTCATTGCTGCTTTCGGTTCCGGTTCCGGTGTAG
- a CDS encoding DUF58 domain-containing protein — translation MVVTGRLALTAAVLALFVCFVMPSWLGVVLMTSVLAALVLFDLGTVARARDLTLTRESLTVIRLGRSAEAELGVVNNGTRTVRGQLWDDWPGSACAETRTHRLDLPPNTRMRVQTTLTPTYRGDRIAGPVTVRLFGLLGMAGWQSRHTVPARVRALPEFRSERLLRSKVKRLQHLEGRNVANMRGQGTEFDSFREYVAGDDVRAIDWRATARATDVLVRTWRPERNRHMLMVLDTGRISAGRVGTGTRLDSSIEAALLLGGLAAAAGDSVDLLAYDRQVRTEVRGVGGRRLQLKLMHAMAGVTPALVDTDSAGLVRAAIQRARRRSLVVWFTSLDGAAVEENLLPVLPTLAQRHRVLIVSVTDPDVAAAATKRDTLADLYPAAAAESLIAERALVQESLRRMGIDVVAAAPERLPEALADEYLELKQSGTM, via the coding sequence GTGGTCGTTACCGGTCGGCTCGCCCTGACGGCGGCGGTACTCGCGCTGTTCGTCTGCTTCGTCATGCCGTCGTGGCTCGGTGTCGTCCTCATGACGAGTGTGCTTGCCGCCCTTGTACTTTTCGATCTCGGCACGGTAGCGCGAGCGCGCGACCTCACGCTGACCAGGGAATCGTTGACCGTGATCCGGCTCGGCCGCAGCGCCGAGGCGGAACTCGGCGTGGTGAACAACGGAACCAGGACCGTCCGCGGGCAGCTGTGGGACGACTGGCCCGGCAGCGCTTGCGCCGAAACCCGCACGCACCGACTGGATCTGCCGCCCAACACCCGCATGCGAGTACAAACCACATTGACACCGACCTACCGCGGTGATCGGATCGCCGGTCCGGTGACGGTGCGTTTGTTCGGCCTGCTCGGTATGGCCGGATGGCAGAGTCGCCACACCGTGCCCGCGCGGGTCCGTGCGCTGCCGGAATTCCGCAGTGAACGGCTGCTGCGCTCGAAAGTCAAACGGCTGCAGCATCTCGAGGGCCGCAATGTCGCGAATATGCGCGGTCAGGGCACCGAATTCGATTCCTTCCGCGAGTATGTCGCGGGTGACGATGTGCGGGCCATCGATTGGCGTGCCACCGCTCGCGCCACCGATGTGCTGGTGCGCACTTGGCGTCCGGAACGCAACCGGCACATGCTGATGGTGCTCGACACCGGCCGCATCAGCGCGGGCCGCGTCGGCACAGGCACCCGGCTGGACTCGAGCATCGAGGCCGCCCTCTTGCTCGGCGGATTGGCCGCGGCCGCAGGCGATTCGGTGGATCTGCTCGCCTACGACCGGCAGGTCCGCACCGAGGTCCGCGGTGTGGGCGGCCGCCGCCTGCAACTGAAACTCATGCACGCCATGGCGGGCGTCACCCCCGCACTGGTCGATACCGACAGCGCGGGCCTGGTCCGCGCCGCCATCCAACGCGCCCGCCGGCGCAGCCTGGTGGTCTGGTTCACCAGTCTGGACGGGGCGGCCGTCGAAGAGAACCTGCTACCGGTTCTGCCTACCCTCGCCCAACGCCACCGCGTCCTGATCGTCTCGGTCACCGATCCCGACGTCGCGGCGGCAGCTACCAAACGCGACACCCTTGCCGACCTCTACCCCGCTGCCGCCGCCGAATCCCTCATCGCCGAACGCGCCCTGGTCCAGGAATCCCTGCGCCGCATGGGCATCGACGTCGTCGCGGCCGCACCGGAGCGCCTCCCCGAAGCGTTGGCCGACGAATACCTGGAGCTCAAACAGTCCGGCACTATGTGA
- a CDS encoding RDD family protein, which produces MAEFTTGEAVALELPIARIPTRATAFLLDVLVQFMLGSMLMLGLSVALLYFGADSAWYSAAAITTIVGTLVGYPVVCETLMRGRTVGKLALGLRVVRGDGGPIDFRHALTRGLAGVIVDFWMLGAFGAVGVITSMCSPNARRVGDVLAGTVVVHSQRRVPFPLLAVAPPWLVAWSGQLDLSGITEDLALAVRQYLSRINTLSPAARANLGHTLLLAVCDRLRIPVPAGYPPVQILGAVIAERQRRTLAPIITPMVMAGPRPMPIARAS; this is translated from the coding sequence ATGGCTGAATTCACCACCGGCGAAGCGGTCGCACTCGAGCTGCCGATCGCCCGGATCCCGACCAGGGCCACCGCGTTCCTCTTGGACGTGCTGGTGCAATTCATGCTGGGCAGCATGCTGATGCTCGGCCTCAGCGTGGCGCTGCTCTACTTCGGCGCCGACTCCGCGTGGTACAGCGCGGCGGCGATCACCACGATCGTCGGGACGCTGGTCGGCTATCCGGTGGTCTGCGAAACCCTCATGCGCGGCCGAACCGTCGGCAAGCTCGCGCTCGGGCTCCGGGTGGTGCGCGGCGACGGCGGGCCGATCGACTTCCGCCACGCACTGACCCGCGGTCTGGCGGGTGTGATCGTCGACTTCTGGATGTTGGGCGCATTCGGTGCGGTCGGGGTGATCACCTCGATGTGCTCGCCGAATGCGCGCCGGGTCGGCGATGTTCTCGCCGGCACCGTTGTCGTGCACAGCCAGCGCCGCGTGCCCTTCCCGCTCCTGGCCGTCGCGCCGCCTTGGCTCGTCGCCTGGTCCGGACAGTTGGACCTGTCCGGCATCACCGAGGATCTCGCGCTCGCGGTACGCCAGTACCTGTCCCGCATCAACACCCTCAGCCCCGCCGCCCGGGCGAACCTCGGCCACACCCTGCTCCTCGCAGTATGTGACCGCCTGCGGATCCCGGTCCCGGCGGGCTACCCACCCGTGCAGATCCTCGGTGCGGTCATCGCGGAACGCCAACGCCGCACCCTCGCCCCGATCATCACCCCGATGGTGATGGCGGGGCCGCGTCCGATGCCGATCGCCCGGGCGAGCTGA
- a CDS encoding stage II sporulation protein M, which produces MDVDAYSYAQRGAWDRLAYLVGRRKLSGAEADELVALYRRTSQQLARLQSHSPDPELIAGLSALLTKARGRVLGTKGDAWSQVGRFFTHRFPATLYRAWPWWVAVAAVFVIVSTGLAVWIAGSGSARDLFGISDHNDWLTAPGGEFETYYSEHPHDAFAAQVWTNNAWVTAMVLFTGVLILPAVYLLFGNALNTAVTGGLMADAGRLDSFFGFILPHGTLELTAVFVAGGVGLKLGWTLIDPGRSSRLEAVARQGRATATVALGLVAVLLVCGLLEGFVTPSSMPVPVKVGIGFIAEALFLGYVFVVGRRAALEQDARATAALGFGGAEEDSAKRWQTTPSTRLVK; this is translated from the coding sequence ATGGACGTAGATGCGTACAGCTACGCACAGCGGGGGGCATGGGATCGACTGGCCTATCTGGTCGGTCGGCGCAAGCTGAGCGGCGCGGAAGCCGACGAACTGGTCGCGCTGTACCGGCGCACCTCACAGCAGCTGGCCCGGCTGCAATCGCACAGTCCGGATCCGGAACTCATCGCCGGACTCAGCGCACTGCTGACCAAGGCGCGCGGCCGGGTGCTCGGCACCAAGGGCGACGCGTGGAGCCAGGTCGGCCGGTTCTTCACGCACCGCTTCCCCGCGACGCTGTATCGGGCGTGGCCGTGGTGGGTCGCGGTGGCGGCGGTCTTCGTCATCGTCTCCACCGGTTTGGCCGTCTGGATCGCCGGTTCCGGTTCGGCGCGCGATCTGTTCGGCATCTCCGATCACAACGACTGGCTTACCGCACCCGGCGGCGAATTCGAGACCTACTACTCCGAACATCCGCACGACGCGTTCGCCGCGCAGGTGTGGACCAATAACGCCTGGGTGACCGCGATGGTGCTGTTCACCGGGGTGCTGATCCTGCCCGCGGTGTACCTGCTGTTCGGAAACGCGCTCAATACGGCGGTGACCGGCGGGTTGATGGCCGATGCCGGTCGGCTCGATTCGTTCTTCGGATTCATCCTGCCGCACGGCACACTCGAGTTGACCGCGGTCTTCGTGGCCGGCGGGGTTGGCCTGAAGCTGGGCTGGACGCTGATCGATCCGGGACGGTCGAGTCGGCTGGAGGCGGTCGCGCGCCAGGGCCGGGCCACCGCGACGGTCGCGCTCGGTCTGGTTGCGGTGCTGCTGGTCTGCGGGCTGCTGGAGGGTTTCGTGACACCGAGTTCGATGCCTGTGCCGGTGAAGGTCGGCATCGGATTCATCGCGGAGGCACTGTTTCTCGGCTACGTCTTCGTCGTGGGTCGCCGGGCCGCACTCGAACAGGACGCCCGAGCCACGGCGGCACTGGGATTCGGTGGCGCTGAAGAGGATTCCGCGAAGCGCTGGCAGACAACGCCGAGCACACGGTTGGTGAAATAG